Below is a genomic region from Raphanus sativus cultivar WK10039 chromosome 4, ASM80110v3, whole genome shotgun sequence.
TCGCTTCCTCCACAAGCTCCAGCTTCTCCTCCACATCCTTTTTCAGCAACAGCCGTCAACAACAGCCCCACCACAGATCCGCGTCTCCTACGCGCGTGAACCTCTTCTCATCAACGCCGTTAAACCAGTCGTTCCGTTACTCAATCGATAACAGATCCGTATCCCCGAACCAATCCGTCGCCGTTTCGAAGAAGCCGAGCAGCAACAAGATGATCGCCGATTCGAGTAGGAGGAGGACGTGTATGTGTTCGCCGACGACTCACCCCGGATCGTTCCGGTGCGGTCTCCACAAGAACGTGGCGAATCCGCACGGCCAGGGCGCCGCGACGTCGTATTCGTCGAATAACGGATTGAATATGCGGAGGTCGGCGATGACGAACTCGCTGGTGAGGATCGGTGGCGTCGAAGGGGAGTGGGTGAGAAGAGCGTTGACGACGCTGATAAGGCCTTCGTCGCATCAGCTCAAGAGGCGATCTGCTTATCAGCCCAGGCCTAGCAGGCTATCGTCTATGTCCAAAGCGGAAGAAGGTgtctgatttgtttttttttcaggtttgttCTTGTGTCTGAATCAGCCAACAGAAAAATCTGTATTTCCGGATAGATCCGGCAGAAGAAGTCCAGATCCGAAGCGAGCTGGATCTGCGCGGACGGGTCGAGTCAAATTGGACCGAATTATGTAAACCGGAGATTGAAAACGACACCGTCTTAAAAGACTTTGTTATGTTGGGTGAAGATGAGATTGTACCCTAGGACTGATATGATATCGAAGCAGATAATGTTTCCCTAAGCAGAAAATATCTTAGaacaaatataaagaaaaaaaaatcgaacaGCAGTGTTGAATTGCGTAATTAAAACTGGATATGATGAACAAGGGACTTGGTTAATATTCTGGATTTGAGTTTTGCATAGTTTGCCTTCACCGTTATCTGTTCCGTCAACGTTCTCCACTGCCGTAGACCCGTTCTGTTTGCCGTTAACCGTCGTCGTGTGGCTCGTTACGTGTTCCGTTACAATTTTCCAGGTATGCGTTGTTCGTCGTGTGTGACTTGTGAGGTATGTCTTATTTTTAATTGGTTAAGTCCGTTTTTTATTCCTTGTGAACGtttgttctgtttctttttttttttgtgttaacGTGTTTTTCAGGTTTCGTACGAAGGGGGGGAGAAAGAACGTGACTTAGGACAACCGTTACGTTCAACTATGGTTTTTGTGGACTTTGAACATGGGAGAAACTGGACTGTAA
It encodes:
- the LOC108855341 gene encoding cell wall integrity and stress response component 1, which translates into the protein MVINSSRTKSSGPVLRSVSPSGRFYGGVSSPSSSGFASSTSSSFSSTSFFSNSRQQQPHHRSASPTRVNLFSSTPLNQSFRYSIDNRSVSPNQSVAVSKKPSSNKMIADSSRRRTCMCSPTTHPGSFRCGLHKNVANPHGQGAATSYSSNNGLNMRRSAMTNSLVRIGGVEGEWVRRALTTLIRPSSHQLKRRSAYQPRPSRLSSMSKAEEGV